DNA sequence from the Pedobacter schmidteae genome:
TCCGAAGGTCCGTTCGAAATGTTCCAAATGTTACCTACATCTACAAAAACAGCCCCCTTCAGCTTCGCCCCAAAAAACTTGTTCAACAGTTTGTAACGATATTCAAAATTAGTTTCAATGTGCAGCTCTCCGGTTTGGTCCAGGCCATAATATATTTTTCTTTCATATTCGTTAGGAATTGCTTCACCACGGTTGTAATTTCCGGGTCCTAAAGTTCTTGCCTGCCAGGCACGGATGCCGCTGGAACCTCCACCAAAAAATAATTTTTCAAAAGGCACTTCTTTAGTATTTCCGTAAGCATAAGCAATCCCGGCATTTAACCGGGCTACAAACTGCCTTTCCTCACCCAGGCGCTTATACCATCTTAAATCTATCTCCGGGCGTACATACTGATTAAAAGGAACACCAAATATAGTTGCGGCCCCGGTTGAATCAATTCTCGTCTTCAATAGCTTTGAAACGCCCTGCAAGGCATTACCTGCCAAATCTACCTCTCCCCTGAAATAGAAAAAATTGCCGTTGGTGGTCAACTTTTCCGCATTTAGCGAATAAGCGTATTTAATGCCCAATGTGATAGTTTTGCGGTTCAACAACTGGAGCGTATACAAATTGTTGAGCAGGTTTTCCGGGTTGGTTATGGTCGAATCTATCAGTAAATTTCCAAAGCGGTACTCCAGGTTCAAAGGTGTTACGATGTGGAATTTGGACCTTGTTTCCCTGAACTCATAGGCTACAGAAGTTAGGATTACCCTGCGTTGAAAGGCGCTTTTTTGCAAGCCATACACATAACTGGCCGAAAAAATGGTATGCGGCATGCCTCCTCTTCCCGGTCGCGACCTCGTAAAAGGAATCATCAACCGTGGTACCGTAAGGGTTGTACTTACCGAAAAATCGCGCTGATAAATCTCATTGATCAGGGAGCCCCCCTGTCCAAGCCGGGCCTGCAAGCCACCTTTTACCTGAAATTCAAACTTCTCGGCCCCTTTAAAAAGGTTGTTATTGGTATAGGTATTACTCAATGTAAAGCCAACCGTACCGCCGTTAAAAGGAATTTCTCCTTCAACCCGGTTGCTCATGATTTTTTGGGGGATGAGCTGGATAACCGGATTTACTGTATTTGTACTATCTTTTGATTTGTTGTATTCAATTTTAACATTCTTAAAAACACTAAGCTCATACATGCGGTCGTACGTCACGTTCTCATTCCTGATGTCATAACGATCGCCTGGATGCAGAAAATTGTATCTGGTGATCGGATTTCGCCTGAATTTGCCCGATAAATCGGTGAATCGTACATTCTTGTACATCCTGTCGTTCATTTTAATGGAATCCGGAAAGCCATCGGCATTTGGCGCAATGATGATATTAGTTTCGCCCAGCTTATACTGTAAATGTTTGGGTTTATCTACAGGGTTGTCAATAATGAGGGTTACATTGGCTTTGCTGTTGTTCAGGTTCGAATCCACCGAAAATTTGATGTAAGGGCGCGAAAAATCATAATATCCCCTTTGTTTCATCACCTGATAAATCTGGTCGCGTTCGTAGGCCAGCGAGTCATCATCGTACCTTTTGCCCTCTTTCAAATGGCTAAAAGCCTCTTTACTCCCCAGGTACAGGTCTTTTATAAGCGGATCGGGAATTTCGTAATTGATTTTATTTATCTTAAAGGCCGCACCCGTATCTGCTTCAAAAAATACCTCGGCACGTTTATTTTTCACTTTAATATCCGACTGCACCTTTGCGTTAAAATAGCCTTTACTGGCCAGGTATTTCTCAATCTGGCTACGCGAAATTTCAACCAGGGTACTATCCAAAATAGGTGGCGGAGTGCCCAAAGGCCTGATGTTGCTTGTTTTATACTTACCGTCTTTGGTATTAAACATATTATAAATTAATACATTGATACCCAATCGGGAAGTTGGCCGGATGTCTTTCTGAATATAGTTGAGGGCTTCTTCTTCAAAAGCCTCCGGGATGCTGTCAATCTTTACCTTTTTTACGATAGACTGGTAGTCGGCAATGTACTTTGTTGATGAACATGCTGTAACAAAAACAATAATAAATAGTAATATTGCACGAAACAGGACATTTTTTTTATAATCGTGGTATGGTTTCAAAATCACAGATAAGTTTTATAAAATCATTACATCAAAAAAAGTACCGTAAAGAAAACGGGATATTCATTATTGAAGGTATAAAATCTATTCAAGAATTTATTCTGTCCAATTACCAGATCCACAGTATTTATTATCTGGAGCAATATCACGCAGCATTAACAGCTTTGCCCACAAATATAAAGTTATTTGAAGTAAACAACGCCGAACTGGATAAGATTAGTACTTTACAAACTCCACAAGGAATTCTGGCATTGGTACACATTCCAAAAGCAGCAGTTTTGAAACCTGAAGCCTTAAAAAACACGTTTACATTGGTACTGGATGGCGTGCAGGATCCAGGAAACATGGGCACCATTATCCGCACGGCCGATTGGTTTGGCTTTAAACAAATCATTTGTTCGGCCGATTGTGTAGAAGTTTACAACCCTAAAACCGTACAGGCTACCATGGGCTCCTTAAGCAGGACAAATATTTTTTATGAAGAGTTGCCACAGGTACTAAAAGACATTCAGATACCGATATTTGGAGCTGTATTGGACGGAAAGAGCCTATATAAAACCGATTGGGGCAAAGAAGGATTGGTTATTTTAGGCAATGAAGGACAAGGAATCAGTGCCCCCGTAATGAAATTAATTACCAATCGCGTAACCATTCCACGCATCGGAGGTGCTGAGTCATTGAACGTTGCCATATCGGCGGCAATATTATGTGCAGAAATCAGCAGAAATTTTCACAAATAAATTGCATCCTAATATAAAATTACTATTTTTGCAGCCTGAATTTTAACAGGTCGAGTGGCCGAGTGGCTAGGCAGAGGTCTGCAAAACCTTGTACAGCGGTTCGAATCCGCTCTCGACCTCCAGATTATTTTAATAAATAAAAAAAGATTGACATGGCAGTTACCAGATTAAAAAGAAAAGACAGAAGAAATAAAACTTTCGCAAAGTTAGATGTGAAATTCTTAAAATTAGCTACTAACATTGAATTGGGTAGCAGATCAAAACAATCTACTAAAAATCAGTTGGCAAAAAACAATGCTGTTTTAGCTCAACTTACTGCAAAAGCCTAAGCTTTTCTACAAAAAGTATTAAAAGGTCTCTGTTTTACAGAGGCCTTTTTTTATGCCTATCCCGGTTTCATGCTTTAATCAAAACCCGAAAAGCACCAATAATTCCAGAAACCCCACAATATCATATAATTTAGCTATTATTGACCAACCAAACCGTAACCTCAATAAATTCATTCCCTGCTAAGCATGAATAGTTATAATGCCTACAACGATCAGGAATTAGCTGCCTTACTTATGGGGGGAGACAGAAAGGCTTATGCCGAGATTTTTGAAAGGTATTCGCGGTTACTCATTGCACATGCCTATAAAATACTGGCAGACCAGGATGCAGCGAGCGACATAGTCCATGATGTCATATTGAACCTATGGGAAAAGAGAACGCAAATCAATTTGAATTTCTCGTTAAGTGGCTATCTCTACATCGCGGTGCGCAACCGCATATTCAATGCCATGTCCCATAAAAAGGTTGCCGGTAAATATGCAGAGTCGATAATTGCCTATATGGAAGGTACACACGTGCACTCCGACGATCAGTTACGGGAAAAAGAGCTTACGGCACTTTTGGAAAAGGAAATCAACGCGTTACCCGAAAAAATGCGGGAAGTGTTCATTTTATACAAAATGGAGGAGCTGAGTTATAAGGAAATTGCCGATCGTTTAGGCATTACCGACAAAACTGCAAAACAGCAGGTTTACAATGCCGTCAAAATCCTCAAAACAAAAATCGATATCTATTTAACCCTCCTTCCCATCCTCTACCAGCATTTGTAGTTTACATCTTTAGTGACTTGTTTTAATCGTTTAATGTGTGATCGTCATCCTGAATTTATTTTGCATGACGGGCGTCTACATCTAAGCCAGCTTAAATGTAAAAGTGCCATCATTAGATATAAACTACAGCATTTATAATTTTTTTCAATGGCCCCTATGACTTATGCCCCATCAAACTGTATAAGTATAAAAGGGGTATTCCAACCCGGCATAAAATATGAACGAAGAAAAAGCTATAGCACTGATCAGAAAATACCAGCAAGGTGAACTAACGCCCCAGCAGGAGCAACAATTAAATGAATGGTACCTCATCAATGCAACAGAAAGTAAAGCAGAACTGAATGCCGAACAAATGGAGCAGGCTATTGAACAGCTTCGCAAAAAGTTGCCGCTACAAGACCCTGCAGTAAAAATAAAATTATGGCCACGTATTGTCGCTGCAGCTTCTGTACTTTTAATCCTTGGTACGGGTTTGTGGTTTTACAACTCCCGTCAGGCAGGTAGTCATCATCCTGAGCTGGCGCGGGCCGGTACAGGATCTCATGACATTGCCCCGGGCAAAATAGGCGCCACACTTACCCTGGCCAATGGCAAAAAGATCAGACTATCCGATGCTGCCAATGGCGAAATTGCAAAAGAGGCAGGTATCAGTGTCACTAAAACCGCCGATGGGCAACTGATTTATGAAGTTTTAGCCAGCGGCACTTCTTCGCGACAAAACCAAAGGGGCACATCTGATCCGGGTGGAGAAACCAACACCCTCTCTACTGCCAAAGGCGAAACCTACCAGGTGAAACTACCCGATGGCTCGTCGGTATGGCTCAATGCAGCTTCCAGTCTTACTTATACCACCTCATTAAAGCAAGCCACAAAACGCGTTGTAGAACTTCGCGGTGAAGGCTATTTTCAAGTTGCTAAGGACAAAAAACATCCTTTTATAGTCAAAACAGCGCAACAAGAGGTACAAGTACTAGGTACGCATTTCAACATCAATAGTTACGAAAGCGAAAACGCCGTGAAAACAACGCTATTGGAAGGCTCTGTACGCGTAAGTGCCACAAACGGTCGCCACGCAGCAGCAAACGATCGGCATCCTGACCTTGTTTCAGGACCTCACACCAGCAACGCTATAACCCTCCGCCCCAACCAGCAATCTATTTTACTAAATACCGGCATCAAAGTAATTGATGTAGATGTAGAAAGTACCATCGCCTGGAAAAATGGATATTTCCTGTTTGACAATGAAAATATCTACACCATTATGAATATGATTTCCCGCTGGTATGATGTAGAGATCGAGTATAAAGGAAATATGGACGACAAGATTTTTGTAGGCCGGATATCCAGGTTCAAAAACGTTTCTGAGGTATTGAAACTACTGGAGATGACCGGAGATATTCACTTTAAAGTCCAGGGAAGGAGGATTACTGTGATGACCTAAATTGAACCACATACAAGTACCGATAAAACCAGGAGCGCTGGAGACGCCCCTGGAAAAGTCCAGGTTACTTCCGAAATAAGCTATAGTCCGTTTAAACCTAAACTAACCAAATGTATGAAATTTTACTCTTTTGGTGTATGCGCCAAACAAACCGGCATACACTACAAAATTTTGTTGATTATGAAACTCATAATTGTTTTGATGATCTCCACTTTCCTGCAGGTATACGCCACAGGCTATGCACAGAAATTTACCATATCAAAAAAGAATGCCTCGTTGGAGCAGATTTTCAAAGAGATCAAAAAACAAAGTCATTATACCTTCCTGTATAACATCAGCACCCTTAAAAAGGCCAATCGCATTGCCATCGATGTGAAGGATCAAAGTATTGATGAAGTGCTGAAATACTGTTTTAAAGATCAACCGCTGAGCTATAAAATAGCCAACGACATCATTGTAGTGCAAAAAAAGGTAGCCCCACAGCCTGGCGCTATGCAAGCACAAACAACCGTCAGCGGTAAAATTACCGATGAGACAGGGCTTCCGCTATCAGGGGTTTCTATCCGGACCAAAGACGGAAGGGTCAAATCCTCTACCAATCCCAATGGCCAATTTGAACTAAAGGGCATCCTGGCTGATGATGTTTTACTCGTTTCCTTTATCGGCTTTGCTACGCAGGAAATTGCCGTTGTAGGTCGCACCATCATTAACATTGTTTTGAAAGAAGATACAAAAGGCCTAAATGAGGTGGTGGTAGTGGGCTACGGAACCACCAAAAAGGCCAACCTTACCGGTGCTGTAGATCAGATCGGCAGCGAGTATTTCCAAGACCGCCCGGTAGCCAATACCACAAGGGCATTACAAGGTGTTATCCCCGGCCTCAACATCAAAATGACCGACGGCAAACCTACCCGAAGCTCGGTATACAACATTCGTGGAGTTACTTCCATAGGTGCAGCTTCCAGTGAGGCCGGCGCACTCGTTTTGGTCGATGGTGTACCCTCAAATCCCAACAACCTCAATCCTACCGATATTGCTACGGTAACCGTACTCAAAGATGCCGCCTCGGCTGCCATCTACGGGGCAAGGGGCTCTTTTGGGGTAGTCCTGATTACCACTAAGGTTCCCCAGAAAGGAAAAGTCCAGTTCAATTACAGTTCCAACTTTTCGATTAACCAACACACCAACCGGCCCGATTTTATCAACGATGGATATTCCTGGGCCAAGGTTTTTGACGAAGCCTATGCCGGTTGGTTTGATTATACCGAGCGGCCCGCAAATATCAACGGCGTTTATCCTTTTTCGCAAACTTATCTGGAAGAGCTGAAACGGCGTTCGGAAGACCCTTCACTACCTAAAGTAGAAGTCAATGCCGCCGGCAACTATGTGTATTACAACAGTACCGACTGGATAAAAGAGTTGTACAAAAACTCCAATCCATCTATGGAACATATGCTTAGCCTGTCGGGCGGAAGCGAAAAAATAAGCTTTACACTTTCTGGCCGTGCTTATTCACAGGATGGCATTTATCGTTACAGCCCGGATGAATATAACCGTTACAACCTGAGGTTTAAGGGCGATATCAAAGTCAACGACTGGTTGTCCATCAATGGAATATCCGATTTTTCCAGCTTCAGGTACAAATACCCCCTAACGGCTTACGGAGGAAAAAATGCAGTATTGCGCCTGCTTGCGGTCAACGGATTTCCCATCGCGCCTGTATTTAACCCCGATGGAACATTAACCAGGGCTGGTGCCAATACCGTTGGCGATTTTTATTATGGCAAAAGTTATTCGCTCAAAAACAACAACTTTCTCAGAAATACCATAGGTTTTAATGCCGCTGTAATTAAAGACAAATTAAGTGTTAAAGGCGATTTCTCGTACTTATACACCAATGATGTAGACAACTTCAAATACATCCCCGTCCCTTTCAGCAACTCACCCGGTGTAATAACGCGGTCGGGCATTAACGATATGACCAGTAATACCAATGTAAGAAGCTATTATGTGGCCAATCTGTATGCCGAATACAATCAGCGTTTCAAAAACCACAATCTAAAACTACTGGGCGGCTACAACCTGGAATACAATAAGGTGACCAATGTAAATGTTTCGCGCGATGGGCTACTGCTGGAGGATTTGCTAGACCTGAACCTGGCCACAGGAACCAATTACCGGTTAAGTGGTGGTGGCGAAATCTGGGCCTTATCGGGAATTTTCTTTAGGGCCAACTACGATTACAAAGGCAAATATTTGCTGGAAGTAAATGGCCGGTACGATGGTTCGTCAAAGTTCCCAACCAACGAGCAGTTTGCTTTTTTCCCTTCGGTTTCTGCAGGCTGGAAAATTTCGGAAGAAAGCTTTATGAACAGCAGCAAAACCTGGCTCAGTAATCTGAAACTGCGTGCTTCCTATGGTTCATTGGGCAATGGAAACCTTGATTCCTATACTTTCCTGCAAACCATTGCTGCCTCGCGCTCGCCCATTATCATCAACGGGGGATTTCCAAGTTACATCAGGCAACCCGATGTCATCCCCAAAAGCCTAACCTGGGAAACCGCCACTACCCTCGATTTTGGAGTGGATGCCGATTTTTTCAAGCAACGTTTATCACTGATGTTTGACTGGTACGACCGCAAAACTACCGGCATGATTATGGCTGCCCGGCCACTACCGGGCGTATTTGGGGCAACTGTACCCAAAGCAAACGTTGCCGATTTATCAACCAAGGGTTGGGAATTATCGGTAGCCTGGCAAGACCAGATTGATTTCAAAAAGCCGTTACGCTATGGCTTCCGTGTCACGCTGTCGGACAATGAATCCAACATCACTAAATTCTATAATCCTACAGGTACCTTAAGCACCAATTTTGTTGGGCAGAAACTAGGCGATATCTGGGGATTTACCACCGAAGGCCTGTTTCTATCGGCTGAGGATGTGGCCAGTCATGCCGATCAGTCGTACATCCGGACCTCTTTAAGCAACAAGCTTTTGCCTGGCGATCTTAAATTTAAAGATATCAACGGCGATGGTGTGATCAACAGGGGGCTGAACACCCTAACCGATCATGGTGACATATCCATCATCGGCAACTCGGCACCCCGTTATGCTTATGGCATTACCACCGATCTGAGCTGGAACAACTTTTCTTTTTCTGCTTTTTTCCAGGGAATCGGAAAGCGCGATTGGTGGCCTTCAACAGAAGCAGCTTATTTTTGGGGACCATATAACCGTCCTTATACCTTTTTACCAAGGGCTATTAACGACAATTACTGGACACCCGAACGCACCGACGCATACTATCCAAGACTCCGTACCTATACCTCAATAGGATCAACGCCACAATTGGCCGTACAGCAAACGCGCTACCTTCAGGACGCCAGCTATATCCGTTTAAAAACCCTTACCATTGGTTATACGCTGCCCGAACAATTCGCAAAAAAGATAAAAATGTCCACCATCAGGTTTTATTTAACCGGACAAAACCTGTGGACCTGGTCGCCCATGTACAAGGTAACCAAAGATTTTGATCCCGAAGTTATTGAAGGCTCAGATCCGGAAGTAAACGCAGGCCAGGGCGACGGATTTTCTTATCCAATGCTCAAAACCTATACCCTGGGCATTAACCTAACATTTTAACTTTTTTAAAATATTCACATGAAAAAGGTTTTATTATTTTCCATAACCATTCTTCTCGGGTTGTCCTCCTGCAAGAAAATTCTTGACCAGGGCCCATTGGATAAGCTTACACCCGAGCAGGCTTTTTCAACCGAAGCCAATCTGGAACTGTATTCCAATTCATTTATACGGTTTATGGTACCAGAAGGGGGCGGCATTTTTAAAGGCGATCTGCTTTCAGATATTGCCGTACCCAATGGTGTTGACATGTATCTTACCCAGCAATTTACAGCCCAGCAGGGAAGCGGCTGGGGACTTACCAGCTGGGAGCAATTGCGCAACGTAAATTATTTTATTGTCAACAATACCAATCCGGCAGTTGCCGCAAGCACCAGAAACCACTACACCGGGATAGCCCGTTTTTTCAGGGCCTGGTTTTATTTCGATAAGGTACGAACCTTTGGCGATGTACCTTGGTTTAACCGTCCGCTAGACCCCGAAGACCCTGAAATATACAAGGGCCGCGATCCGCGAACCTTGGTGATGGATTCGGTGCTGCAGGATTTGGATTTCGCCGTCAATAACATCAAAGACACTAAGGACAATTCAAGCACACGCATCACCAAATCTGTTGCCCTGGCCTTAAAATCAAGAATCTGTCTGTTTGAAGGCAGTTTAAGAAAATACCATACCCAACTGGGGCTGGGCAGTACCGCAAACCGGTGGTTTACCGAAGCAACTGATGCCGCAAGTATATTGATAACCAGCGGCAAATACAGCCTGAACACCGCAGCACCCTCTCCTTACCGCGCCCTATTTATCAGCGAAAATCCGGTAAGCACCGAAGTACTGCTGGCGGCTGTATACAACAATAACCTAAGCCGCTGGCACGATGCCAATTACTGGTACACCAGCCCAACCTATGGCGCGCGCCTCAGTTTAGAAAAAAGATTTGTAAATACCTATCTCAATACTGATGGAACGCCCTTTACCAATATCGCCGGATATGCCACCAGGCAATTCCAGGACGAAGTAAAAAACAGGGACCTGCGCTTGTCGCAAACCATCCGAACAGCGCCCTACAAAAGAAGCGACGGATCGGCCGCTCCACCCGATTTTGCATTTACAAGTACCGGCTATCACATCATGAAATTTACGCTGGATGATAAAACGATAGACAACCGAAGCCCGGTAGCCAACTACAACACCATTCCGGTAATCAGGTATGCAGAGGTCTTACTAAACTATGCCGAGGCCAAGGCCGAGCTGGGTACCTTAACAGCATCCGATTGGAATACCAGTATCGGGGCCCTGCGCACCAGGGCCGGCATTACCAATACCGCTATACCTACAATTGTTGATCCTTATCTCAAAGCCAACTTCTATCCCGACATTACCGACCCTATCCTGATGGAAGTGCGGCGCGAGCGGGGTGTTGAGCTGGCTGCAGAAGGCTTCCGATATGCTGATTTACTAAGGTGGAAGGCTGGCAAACTACTCGAAAAGCCATACACAGGCCTATATGTACCGGCCAAAGGACAGGTACTCGATTTAAACGAAGATGGCCAGGGCGATGTGGCCTTTGTGGATGTTGTTCCGGCCACAAAAGTACCCGGAGTAGTTTACGTACAAACCAACGGCACATCCATCAAATTATCTGGTGGTAGCCAGGGCAATGTGGTGTGGATGGAAAACATCAGTAAAGAATTTCCATTAAAAAAATACTTCCGCCCCATCCCTACCTCAGAAATCGTGTTAAACCCAAATCTGAACCAAACCGGTGGCTGGTAATATTCCTGACTATTAAAACAATTGTTATGAAACCCAAATTATTTCTATATATCAGTGCAGTATTGCTGCTGGCCAGCTGCAAGCGCTATCCCGACATCACCAATGCCAACCCCGAGGTAAGGGTGTCTATTGTCAGCGCATCGGCAACGGCAAAAAAACAAGTCCTCATGATGGCCGATAGCCTGCAGTCGCTTCGTTTTGAAGTTGCGCATGATGTCCCATCGGGCGATGCCGGAGGCGATATTTCCATATCCTTTAAATCAGAAGCATCGCTGGTGCAGGATTACAACAAGTACAACGAAACCGACTACCTGCCTATGCCTGCAGGCAGCTACGAGCTTCCTGCTGCCATTGCCATCAGAAAGGGGCAACAAAAATCGGGACAGCTCAAAATCGGCATCAAAACCAATGGGGCACTGCAGGCCTTTAAACAATACCTGCTGCCTGTTAGTATCGATGTGGTAAATGACGGCTTTATCATTAATAAAAACGCAAAAACCACCTATTTCCTTATCGAAACCCTAATGGAAGGGTTCACGTTCAAAGTCATGTCATACGGCAAAGGAGGCGGTGTGCACAATATGGAACTTGCGGCCAACATCATCAATCAACACAAACCTGATTTGCTGTTGGTTAGAGAAATGGATTCCGTAACCAACCGCAACGGAAAAATAGACCAGCCTGCAGTGCTGGCTACACTCATCGGCATGCCACACTATATCTATTTAACCTCAATTAAAGATTTTGACGGAGGCGGGCAGTATGGCAGCACCATTTATTCCAAATTCCCAATCATCAGCAGTACCGAAGTTGTTTTGCCCAATGGCGATGCCAATACCGAACGAGGGCCTTTTGGGGCCATTACGGTAAAGCTAGCTGGCCAGAACCTGGTATTTGCCGGCACCCACCTTAATGCAAATGCCACGCGTCGGGCAGCCCAGCTTCCGGTGCTGATGAGCTCGCTAAGTACCATTACCGATCCATTAATTCTGGCCGGTAATTTTAACGACACGCCTCCTGCGGGTAATGTATACACAGCACTGGCCGGCGCCATGTTCAACTTTCCGTGTACCAGTTGTCCGCCAAATACTCCTGTGGCCACGCCTGCAAGTTTTTCCGACTTTATCATGTTTAAACCCAGCACCAAGCTAAGGGTGGTAAATCATAGTGTAGGAACAGCCTCAACAAGCGCGCATTTGCCGGTAATTACCGAGTTCCGCCTGTTCAAATAAGACGCATAACATTTCATAAAACAACGCAGCCATAGCCTGGTCGGCAGGCAACATAAATAGTCGAAAATGAAGAATGTGATAAAAATTATTGGAATACTTTTCCTGTTATTTTCAGGAATGGCATGTAAAAGAAACCAGGCGGTGCCGGGCCCCGAGGTAAACCCGCCTGCAAAGGCTGGCCCCATTATCAAAGTGATGACCTATAACATTCATATTGGCAATCCGCCGTCAAAACCTGCCGAGGTAAGAGATTTGCAGGCCATAGCCAATGTGATCAATTCCCAAAAGCCCGATCTGGTAGCTTTGCAAGAGGTCGACGTCAATACACAGCGTTCAGGTGTTAATGTAGATCAGGCCAAAGAGTTGGCCAGACTTACCGGCATGAATTACTTTTACGCCAAGGCTATCGATTTTCAGGGCGGTCAGTATGGCGATGCGGTTTTATCCAGGTTCCCTATTCTGGAAAGCGTAAGTTATCAATTGCCGGTTACCCAACAATTGGGTGGCGAGACCCGGTCGGTAGCTATGATCACAGTTGAAAAAGAGGGCTACAAATTCTACTTCTCTTCTACCCATCTGGATCATTTGGGGGCCGAGGACAACCGATTACTTCAGGCAGCCGAACTGAACAAAATTGTAGGGAGCTTGTCGCGACCACTTATTATAGCCGGCGACATGAATGCCATACCTAGTTCCAAAACCATGGCACTTTTGCAGCAACAGCTATTTATGGGTTGCAATGCGGCCTGTCCATTTACCATTCCGGCTACTGCTCCCACCCGAACAATTGACTATATCATGATGCGTCCTTACAACAAATTCAACATCAAAAATTATAATGTAATCAATGAAACTTATGCGTCAGATCATTTGCCTCTGATAGCAGAAATAGAACTTAAATAAAATGAAAACAATAACTTTATTTTTGTCAATAGCCCTATTGATCACAGCATGTGTAAAAAGCGGGCCCGAAAAACAATCAGAAACCGTTTCATCCAGCAGCAACAATAGTGATATGGTTACCATCTTATCCGATCCTGACTGGATAGCGATGTTGAACCTGGTAAACAATACCATTGATGTGTACGATCCGGATGATGCGAACTGGAATGATGCCGGCTCAAAATTAATGTCCTGGAAACCTACCACCGCCCGGGGTTACAGCACTGCCGAAGTAAATGCCTGGGGCGATGTAATGGATGTTAAGCTAAGAACACTAAATGGTGTGGATGTATGGGTCACTTATGCCGGCGGATTGGTGACCACCGTAACCAAAAGTACGGGCAACAAAAGATGGGCACGAATTATCGGTGTGTCGATGGCAGCACACGCTGTAGAAGTGCTACCCAATGGATGTGTTGCAGTGGCAGGAAAAAATGACAACAAAGTATACCTTTACTCTACCACCACATCTAACTATGCCTCATTTAATCTGAATGTGGCCAGGGCAACACTGTGGGACCCTTTGCTAAACAGGTTATGGGTAACCGGAAAAATAGGCACCACGCATGTGATGACGGCACTTATTGTTGGCGGCACGGCAGCAAGCCCCACGCTTTCGGAGGATGTAAGCCGCAGGGTTACCTTACCGGGATGCTGTGGTCACGACATCTCGCCTTTTTACGGCGATACCAATAAATTGTTGGTGGCCGAGGATAAAAACTACAGCTTCAATAAAACGACAAAGGTATTTACCCCTTTGCCTAGTGCCATACACAACTCTATGCACGT
Encoded proteins:
- a CDS encoding BamA/TamA family outer membrane protein translates to MKPYHDYKKNVLFRAILLFIIVFVTACSSTKYIADYQSIVKKVKIDSIPEAFEEEALNYIQKDIRPTSRLGINVLIYNMFNTKDGKYKTSNIRPLGTPPPILDSTLVEISRSQIEKYLASKGYFNAKVQSDIKVKNKRAEVFFEADTGAAFKINKINYEIPDPLIKDLYLGSKEAFSHLKEGKRYDDDSLAYERDQIYQVMKQRGYYDFSRPYIKFSVDSNLNNSKANVTLIIDNPVDKPKHLQYKLGETNIIIAPNADGFPDSIKMNDRMYKNVRFTDLSGKFRRNPITRYNFLHPGDRYDIRNENVTYDRMYELSVFKNVKIEYNKSKDSTNTVNPVIQLIPQKIMSNRVEGEIPFNGGTVGFTLSNTYTNNNLFKGAEKFEFQVKGGLQARLGQGGSLINEIYQRDFSVSTTLTVPRLMIPFTRSRPGRGGMPHTIFSASYVYGLQKSAFQRRVILTSVAYEFRETRSKFHIVTPLNLEYRFGNLLIDSTITNPENLLNNLYTLQLLNRKTITLGIKYAYSLNAEKLTTNGNFFYFRGEVDLAGNALQGVSKLLKTRIDSTGAATIFGVPFNQYVRPEIDLRWYKRLGEERQFVARLNAGIAYAYGNTKEVPFEKLFFGGGSSGIRAWQARTLGPGNYNRGEAIPNEYERKIYYGLDQTGELHIETNFEYRYKLLNKFFGAKLKGAVFVDVGNIWNISNGPSETRFDFKKLGSQIAIGAGTGFRYDVQYFVFRFDVGLKLKDPQFQGSDQWVISKFLGGGKAFRSAYDAANSPDRYRFVQYNFGIGMPF
- a CDS encoding spore protein → MAVTRLKRKDRRNKTFAKLDVKFLKLATNIELGSRSKQSTKNQLAKNNAVLAQLTAKA
- a CDS encoding FecR family protein — translated: MNEEKAIALIRKYQQGELTPQQEQQLNEWYLINATESKAELNAEQMEQAIEQLRKKLPLQDPAVKIKLWPRIVAAASVLLILGTGLWFYNSRQAGSHHPELARAGTGSHDIAPGKIGATLTLANGKKIRLSDAANGEIAKEAGISVTKTADGQLIYEVLASGTSSRQNQRGTSDPGGETNTLSTAKGETYQVKLPDGSSVWLNAASSLTYTTSLKQATKRVVELRGEGYFQVAKDKKHPFIVKTAQQEVQVLGTHFNINSYESENAVKTTLLEGSVRVSATNGRHAAANDRHPDLVSGPHTSNAITLRPNQQSILLNTGIKVIDVDVESTIAWKNGYFLFDNENIYTIMNMISRWYDVEIEYKGNMDDKIFVGRISRFKNVSEVLKLLEMTGDIHFKVQGRRITVMT
- a CDS encoding RNA methyltransferase, producing MVSKSQISFIKSLHQKKYRKENGIFIIEGIKSIQEFILSNYQIHSIYYLEQYHAALTALPTNIKLFEVNNAELDKISTLQTPQGILALVHIPKAAVLKPEALKNTFTLVLDGVQDPGNMGTIIRTADWFGFKQIICSADCVEVYNPKTVQATMGSLSRTNIFYEELPQVLKDIQIPIFGAVLDGKSLYKTDWGKEGLVILGNEGQGISAPVMKLITNRVTIPRIGGAESLNVAISAAILCAEISRNFHK
- a CDS encoding RNA polymerase sigma factor — translated: MNSYNAYNDQELAALLMGGDRKAYAEIFERYSRLLIAHAYKILADQDAASDIVHDVILNLWEKRTQINLNFSLSGYLYIAVRNRIFNAMSHKKVAGKYAESIIAYMEGTHVHSDDQLREKELTALLEKEINALPEKMREVFILYKMEELSYKEIADRLGITDKTAKQQVYNAVKILKTKIDIYLTLLPILYQHL